A genomic window from Salvia miltiorrhiza cultivar Shanhuang (shh) chromosome 5, IMPLAD_Smil_shh, whole genome shotgun sequence includes:
- the LOC131025157 gene encoding heparanase-like protein 2 isoform X2, whose amino-acid sequence MGSNVAIICCIITLLFCLCCDAEEVKLRVKASKAIAKTDEDFICATLDWWPETKCNYNQCPWGKSGILNLDLNNKILANAIKAFRPLRIRIGGSLQDQVVYDVGTFVRKCPHFKRLDDGLFGFSKGCLPMERWDQINKFFDEMGARMTFGLNALVGRRKGGRGGDDGLMVGEWNPRNAYDLINYTASKGYKIDSYELGNELCGSGVAARVEAWQYARDIVALKKLVAEFYPNPATRPKVLGPAGFYDKEWFDTFLDKSGPNVVDGVTHHIYNLGAGVDPTLIKKVQDPSFLDQIAETYRGVAASIEVHGPWAGAWVGEAGGAYNSGGRYVSHSFVDGFWYLDQLGMTATFNHKVFCRQSLIGGNYGLLNTHTFIPNPDYYGALLWHRLMGTSVLSASHTSSSYLRAYSHCSKNTALQFF is encoded by the exons ATGGGATCAAATGTTGCCATAATCTGTTGTATCATAACATTATTGTTTTGCTTGTGTTGTGATGCTGAAGAAGTGAAGCTGAGAGTGAAAGCATCAAAAGCTATAGCAAAAACTGATGAAGATTTCATCTGTGCTACTCTTGATTGGTGGCCTGAGACCAAATGCAACTACAATCAGTGCCCTTGGGGAAAATCAGGCATTCTCAATCTG GATTTGAACAACAAGATTCTTGCAAATGCCATAAAAG CATTTAGGCCTCTGAGGATTAGGATAGGAGGTTCTTTGCAAGATCAGGTTGTGTACGATGTTGGGACATTTGTTAGAAAATGCCCTCATTTCAAGAGATTGGATGATGGATTGTTTGGATTCTCAAAAGGGTGTCTGCCTATGGAGAGATGGGATCAAATCAACAAGTTCTTTGATGAAATGGG GGCTAGGATGACATTCGGGTTGAATGCTTTGGTGGGGAGGAGGAAGGGCGGGAGAGGAGGCGATGATGGACTCATGGTAGGCGAATGGAACCCGAGAAACGCGTATGATTTGATCAACTACACGGCCTCGAAAGGGTACAAGATTGATTCATATGAACTAG GGAACGAGCTGTGTGGGAGCGGGGTGGCTGCAAGAGTCGAGGCGTGGCAGTATGCAAGGGACATTGTAGCACTCAAGAAACTAGTTGCTGAGTTTTACCCCAATCCTGCCACAAGGCCAAAGGTCCTAGGCCCTGCAGGATTCTACGACAAGGAGTGGTTCGACACGTTTCTTGACAAATCGGGGCCTAATGTTGTTGATGGTGTCACACACCACATCTACAACCTTGGTGCAG GTGTTGATCCCACCCTCATCAAGAAAGTCCAAGATCCCAGCTTTCTTGATCAGATAGCAGAGACGTACAGGGGTGTGGCTGCCAGCATCGAGGTGCACGGGCCGTGGGCAGGGGCGTGGGTCGGGGAGGCCGGTGGCGCTTACAACAGTGGTGGCAGATATGTCTCACACTCCTTTGTTGATGGATTCTG GTATTTGGATCAGTTGGGAATGACAGCAACATTCAACCATAAGGTTTTCTGCAGACAATCCTTAATAGGAGGGAACTATGGCTTACTCAACACGCACACATTCATCCCAAATCCAGATTACTATGG GGCTCTCTTGTGGCATCGGTTGATGGGGACGAGCGTGCTCTCGGCATCCCACACGAGCTCCTCCTACCTGCGCGCGTACTCACATTGCTCGAAGAATACT GCATTGCAGTTCTTCTGA
- the LOC131025157 gene encoding heparanase-like protein 2 isoform X1 produces the protein MGSNVAIICCIITLLFCLCCDAEEVKLRVKASKAIAKTDEDFICATLDWWPETKCNYNQCPWGKSGILNLDLNNKILANAIKAFRPLRIRIGGSLQDQVVYDVGTFVRKCPHFKRLDDGLFGFSKGCLPMERWDQINKFFDEMGARMTFGLNALVGRRKGGRGGDDGLMVGEWNPRNAYDLINYTASKGYKIDSYELGNELCGSGVAARVEAWQYARDIVALKKLVAEFYPNPATRPKVLGPAGFYDKEWFDTFLDKSGPNVVDGVTHHIYNLGAGVDPTLIKKVQDPSFLDQIAETYRGVAASIEVHGPWAGAWVGEAGGAYNSGGRYVSHSFVDGFWYLDQLGMTATFNHKVFCRQSLIGGNYGLLNTHTFIPNPDYYGALLWHRLMGTSVLSASHTSSSYLRAYSHCSKNTTGIAVLLINMSNSTTFEVLVEDDDANLYDQEQDDAGVYGREEYHLTPKDGNILSDVLLLNGVPLKLTGGYGIPAMDPLVVGGASPVKIAPRSIVFARLKGFKAAACA, from the exons ATGGGATCAAATGTTGCCATAATCTGTTGTATCATAACATTATTGTTTTGCTTGTGTTGTGATGCTGAAGAAGTGAAGCTGAGAGTGAAAGCATCAAAAGCTATAGCAAAAACTGATGAAGATTTCATCTGTGCTACTCTTGATTGGTGGCCTGAGACCAAATGCAACTACAATCAGTGCCCTTGGGGAAAATCAGGCATTCTCAATCTG GATTTGAACAACAAGATTCTTGCAAATGCCATAAAAG CATTTAGGCCTCTGAGGATTAGGATAGGAGGTTCTTTGCAAGATCAGGTTGTGTACGATGTTGGGACATTTGTTAGAAAATGCCCTCATTTCAAGAGATTGGATGATGGATTGTTTGGATTCTCAAAAGGGTGTCTGCCTATGGAGAGATGGGATCAAATCAACAAGTTCTTTGATGAAATGGG GGCTAGGATGACATTCGGGTTGAATGCTTTGGTGGGGAGGAGGAAGGGCGGGAGAGGAGGCGATGATGGACTCATGGTAGGCGAATGGAACCCGAGAAACGCGTATGATTTGATCAACTACACGGCCTCGAAAGGGTACAAGATTGATTCATATGAACTAG GGAACGAGCTGTGTGGGAGCGGGGTGGCTGCAAGAGTCGAGGCGTGGCAGTATGCAAGGGACATTGTAGCACTCAAGAAACTAGTTGCTGAGTTTTACCCCAATCCTGCCACAAGGCCAAAGGTCCTAGGCCCTGCAGGATTCTACGACAAGGAGTGGTTCGACACGTTTCTTGACAAATCGGGGCCTAATGTTGTTGATGGTGTCACACACCACATCTACAACCTTGGTGCAG GTGTTGATCCCACCCTCATCAAGAAAGTCCAAGATCCCAGCTTTCTTGATCAGATAGCAGAGACGTACAGGGGTGTGGCTGCCAGCATCGAGGTGCACGGGCCGTGGGCAGGGGCGTGGGTCGGGGAGGCCGGTGGCGCTTACAACAGTGGTGGCAGATATGTCTCACACTCCTTTGTTGATGGATTCTG GTATTTGGATCAGTTGGGAATGACAGCAACATTCAACCATAAGGTTTTCTGCAGACAATCCTTAATAGGAGGGAACTATGGCTTACTCAACACGCACACATTCATCCCAAATCCAGATTACTATGG GGCTCTCTTGTGGCATCGGTTGATGGGGACGAGCGTGCTCTCGGCATCCCACACGAGCTCCTCCTACCTGCGCGCGTACTCACATTGCTCGAAGAATACT ACAGGCATTGCAGTTCTTCTGATCAACATGTCCAATTCAACAACCTTTGAGGTTTTGGTTGAGGATGATGATGCAAATTTGTATGATCAAGAACAAGATGATGCAGGTGTGTATGGGAGAGAAGAGTATCATCTGACCCCTAAAGATGGCAATATTTTGAGTGATGTTTTGCTTCTCAATGGAGTCCCGTTGAAGCTGACTGGAGGTTACGGTATACCGGCAATGGATCCGCTTGTCGTTGGTGGTGCGTCGCCCGTGAAAATCGCGCCTCGTTCAATAGTTTTCGCACGACTGAAAGGCTTCAAGGCCGCAGCTTGTGCTTAG
- the LOC131025158 gene encoding nodulin-related protein 2-like, whose protein sequence is MNFLSNLTKNDDAQAQKVPAAKDGDDQAKKAPDSAAAAAAGEAHHKPSKSDLMHSAKVVADAAQSHFRAEPEKFDKAEVAGAAADLLDAAADYAKLDDAQGIGMYVDKAEDYLRHYKGSGDPAAAAKPEGGAQGDADKKADGGDGGLMKMAGDFLKK, encoded by the coding sequence atgaatttcttatcAAATTTAACCAAGAATGATGATGCGCAAGCACAGAAAGTTCCCGCCGCCAAGGACGGCGACGATCAGGCCAAGAAAGCACCGgactccgccgccgccgccgccgccggcgaggCCCACCACAAGCCCTCGAAGTCCGACCTAATGCACAGCGCTAAGGTGGTTGCCGACGCCGCGCAGTCCCACTTCCGCGCTGAGCCGGAGAAGTTCGACAAGGCCGAGGTCGCCGGCGCCGCCGCGGACCTCCTCGACGCCGCCGCCGACTACGCCAAGCTTGACGACGCGCAAGGCATCGGGATGTACGTCGACAAGGCGGAGGACTACCTCCGCCACTACAAGGGCTCCGGGGACCCCGCTGCCGCCGCCAAGCCCGAAGGCGGTGCCCAGGGAGATGCTGACAAGAAGGCggacggcggcgacggcggacTCATGAAGATGGCCGGAGATTTCTTGAAAAAATAG
- the LOC131025160 gene encoding uncharacterized protein LOC131025160 produces the protein MEIDGKPAEEMKDDLFKAAESGDSSVFKSLSEEQLGQASRLRNEDGRSILHVAVSSSQTEVVEVLAAATPSVVNSCDEEGWAPLHSAASSGNIKIVEILLNSSADVNMKNDGGRTALHYAASKGLLKIAETLVSHGAKLNVKDKFGCTPLHRAASTGNMVLCEFLIEEGAEVDESDRAGQTPLMTAVVCDNKDVALLLIRHGADVDAKDKEGYTVLARASTHLRPSLVDAAQAMLED, from the exons ATGGAAATCGACGGCAAACCAGCTGAAGAAATGAAGGACGACCTGTTTAAGGCGGCGGAATCCGGCGATTCCTCGGTTTTCAAGTCGCTCTCTGAAGAGCAGCTCGGCCAAGCCAGCCGCCTCCGCAATGAAGACGGTCGTTCTATCCTCCACGTCGCCGTTTCGTCCTCGCAGACCGAG GTGGTGGAAGTCCTAGCGGCCGCAACCCCATCAGTTGTAAACAGCTGTGATGAAGAAGGCTGGGCACCTCTGCACTCTGCTGCAAGCAGTGGCAATATTAAAATTGTGGAAATTTTACTCAACAGCA GTGCTGATGTAAATATGAAAAATGACGGTGGCCGAACAGCTCTCCATTATGCTGCCAGCAAAGGTCTTCTAAAAATCGCTGAAACTTTGGTTTCTCATGGTGCAAAGCTCAATGTCAAGGATAAG TTCGGAtgcactccattgcatcgtgcagCAAGCACTGGGAACATGGTGTTGTGTGAATTCTTGATTGAGGAAGGAGCAGAGGTTGATGAAAGTGATAGAGCAGGGCAAACGCCACTCATGACTGCAGTAGTATGCGATAACAAAGAT GTTGCTCTCCTTCTTATAAGACATGGAGCTGATGTGGATGCCAAGGACAAAGAAGGATACACCGTTCTTGCCCGGGCATCGACTCATCTGCGCCCGAGTTTAGTTGATGCTGCTCAGGCTATGCTGGAAGACTGA